Below is a genomic region from Bdellovibrionota bacterium.
AGAATTGCTTCATTATCAAAGCAATGAACGTGATTAGCCTCCAAACTTACAAGCAAAAAAAGCTCAAGAAAAACCAAACATGGCTCTATAGGATTTCTTACGATGAACTTTTTAATGAGTTTATTGATACTTTCAATAAGTTTGAAATAGACCCGCAATGCGGAGATATCCATGAATGGCTAGATCAAGTGTCGGACGCGTTGAACGAACGCTTTTACAATAAAAAAGCTACCGAGCGACCTTAGTTGCCGTAGCCGACACAACCAATTTCTTATCACCAATCATGACTGAGGATTTCTCTCCTAGATTTGCCAGAATCTTAGGAGTTGCGATGATATTTTTTCTACCGAATTCATCGGTTTTGCCAATAATGAATTCCATTTGCATCGCGGGCTTTCCATCCAAGACTTGTTTTTTCACAGTGACTTCTGTGAACAGCTTGTCCCGCTCTTGTTCGATCTTTGCAGTTTGACCATCACGCAAACGAAACTTTGGATTACTCTTCACCCCGTCCAAAGTGATGACAGTTTTGATATCGTAAGCCGGATTTTTCTCAATGACTGGAACTGACTTCTTTTTATTTTGAGTTACTTTGCGGTGAGGCGCCTTACTTGGAATATTTGCCCAAGTTGAAACGCTTACCAAAGTTAAAACTAAAATTAAAAATTTCATAAATACCCTAGAGCAAGTTACTTGCAAGTTCCGCAAGCTCAGATCTTTCACCTTTAGTGAGAGTGACGTGAGCAGCAATCGCCTGACCTTTGAATCTTTCTACCGCGTGAGTTAATCCTGAATTTCCAGAATCCACATAAGGGTTATCGATCTGATAACAGTCACCCGTTAAAATGATTTTTGTTCCTTGTCCCGCACGAGTTGCAATGGTTTTAATTTCATGTGGAGTTAGGTTTTGCGCTTCATCCACGATCAAATATTGATTTGGAATTGAACGACCACGAATGTACGTGAGAGGTTCAATGTTTAACATTCCTTGATTAATCAACTCTTGCGCGCGTCCCGCAGCTTTTTTGTGAGAGCTGTCCGCACCCATTAAGAATTCCACGTTATCAAAGATCGGTTGCATCCAAGGATTTAGCTTTTGTTCCACATCTCCAGGCAAATAACCAATATCTCTTCCCATTGGGAAAATAGGACGACTCACTAGAAGTTTTCTATATTTTCCTTCATCGAGAGTTTTTGCTAATCCTGCGGCTAGTGCGATCAATGTTTTTCCCGTTCCAGCTTTACCCACGAGAGTCACCATCAAGATTTCGTCGTTCAATAAACAATCCAAAGCAAAACTTTGCTCTACGTTACGAGGGAAAATTCCCCATACACTCTCGTTCAAATGAATGAGTGGCACTAGGCCCTGCTGTTGAAAACTGTATCTAGCAATTGCACTGTGATTGGCATTCGATTTGTCTTTTAGAATCACGTACTGATTTGCTAAAAATGTTTGGCCAGGAACCGACGTTAAGATTTTTTTGGCGTAAAATTCATCGATCAAACCTGGATCAACATCAATTTCACTGTAACCGGCGTACATTTCATCAATCGAAACTGAATCTGGCTCGTAATCTTTCGCGATCACACCATAAACGTCGGCTTTAATACGAAGGTTAATGTCTTTTGAAACGAGTTCTACGTCATCATTGGGATTTTCTTTTTTAAGATGAATTGCCGTGCCTAAAATTCTTGAGTCTGCTTTTTCTTGGTTAAGATCTGCTGGTAAATTTCCAACATAACTGTCGGTAGTGACAATCAGAGTAGCTCCGGTTTTTTCGAGCTTTACACCTTTTGAAAGAGAGCCTTCGGATCTCAGTACGTCAATGAATCTGCTGAACTGACGAGCATTACGTCCGTTTTCACCAAGTTCGCGCTTAAATGTATCGATCTCTTCAATCACCGTCATCGGGATGTGAAGATAAGCGCCTTTGAATTTGAAGATTGCCTGAGCATCGTGGAGAATTACGTTTGTATCTAGAACAATTCTGCGTGCCTTACCATTGTTATTGCCATTAGTCTTGGTCGTGTCTGTCGTATTTTGTGTCAAAGATGAGCCTCCGTCATAGAGTCAATTCACAACTCTATGAGATCTGGAAACTCATCAAATTACAAGGATTTCTTAAAGGTATATTATTTCTTCGAGGAATGCGTCAGAAGATCGCCGCCATCGACTTTTAAGTCTACCGCTACGGCTTCTACGAACTTCACAAAGTGTCTGAGCGCCTCTTTATTTACAGTGTTCTTGATAAACTCGCAACCGTATCTGTAGGTTTCTTCATCTCTAATGAAACGTGAGTTCGAAGCCTTCACTACGAATGAAAAATAATTCTTTTGCGAAAGATAAATTCTCATTGCAATTTCTTCGCCCACTCTCAATTGACCAACGTTTGTTTCGATATCAAATGAAAGACCATTATCTGAGATGTCATAGAGGAAAACTTTTTGAAGGCCGCCAAGATTTGCGCCCATATTAGGAAGAACCAAGAACGCACCTACAAACTCTGTAAGAATTGTTCTTCTCTTATCACGTCTTTCTTTAGAAAGAATTTCTTCTCTTTTTTCTGTCATATCGATCACTGGAGCCGAAGGATTCCTCAAGACCGCGTTACCGCCAGGCATCTTGTGTAATTTTCCTGATTTTTTTAGCTTTAACTGGTCGTTTAAATATGGCTTCAAATCGATAACATTTGACTTAGACATTCTTCCCCCTAAAAGTATTTTCATCCCCCGATGAATCTGATATATGTTCTTTATCGGTGCGGAAACGTCTCAACTTGAGCTATAATGAGCTGTACCTAGGTCTCAGTTTAAAGGAAGAACAGATCAAATCGAGACAGCATTGATACAAAGATTTGAATTATTTAAACGACGAAATCGTTTGAAAGAAGACAAAGAAGAAGATGGATTTCAAATTTGATATACGCATTTTAGCTTTAAGTTTGCTTCTCCATTTGGCGGGATATGTGGCGCTCTCTATTTACACCCAAAAACACAGTGCGGAGCGATTTGATGCCATCGAAGTAGTTATCGAAGATAGTAGCCAGCATCGCCGTCAAGCTCCTGCGGTAAAGAAAAGTGATGATAAAAAAGAAGAAACAAAAAGTTCAAGATTCTTCTCTGAGGAAAAACAACAATTTGAAAAAGAGACTATCGCTCGAAATTTTGGCGCCACCAACAATCAGAAAATTGTAGGCCAGAAAGAAGCCGATAAAGAAAAATCCATAGAAGTAGGCAACAGTCCTAACTTTATGCCCATCCCTAAACAAGGCCAAGCTCAAGAAGAAAGACAATCTACGGTTAATTTCTCTGTTCCTAATTTAGAAAAAGGTGACTTTACTTTTTTAAATTCTGACTTTTCAACGTACGCGTCTTTTTACAACCGCATCACGCCAAAAATTGTTTACAACTGGGGAAACAACATCGAAGACGTGGCCATGTTCCCACATATGAGAGAAAAACTGCGCCAAAAATTGAGATGGATCACACGAGTAGAATTGATCATCAACAAAAAAGGTGATGTGAAAGATGTTGTTATCATGCATTCCTCTGGGTCCACGGAACTTGATCAAGCCATTCACGAAGCTTTAATGGACGCTGGTCCTTACCTCAATCCACCGACTGGTATGGTCGAAAAGGATGGTCTTATTCACATCCTGGGTGAATTCACCGTATACACACAACGTCCGCACTTCGCTAAGCCCTATTAGGAAGAAAACAAGTCAAACTCTCTATGATCTAATGGAAAATGAGAAATTTGATCCGCGCGTCTCTACATTGTCTGCACTTTTAAGTAAGATCGTTGCGTAGCTCGAGTTATCTCGAGCAAAGAAAATAAAGTAATAAATTCAGGCGCGGCATCGTTTGCCGCAGATTGTGGCAAAATTGATTTAATTTTTCACAACTTTACCTTATAACGCTTTTTATGCAAAAAAGTATTAATGAACAGCAATTGGAATTTAGGGTTTGGCTACAGGATGAGTTCTCTCGCCGCTGCCGAACAAATAGCAGTTATTCATTAAGGGCCTTTGCGAAACATCTTGAATTTGACTCTTCTACTCTTTCCCAAATTCTTGCCGGAAAAAGAAAAATTTCGGATAAAGTGATCCAAAAAATTTCGACTAAAATAGGGCGCCCACCTACTGGTCTCACATCCGAGAATGATAGTTCAAAGTATATGCTTCTAAGCATGGATGCCTTTACGGTGATCTCGGATTGGTATCACTATGCAATCATGGATCTGACTTTGGTTAAAAAATTTAAAAATGACCCATCATGGATTGCCCAACAATTGCAAATTTCCTCTTTAGAAGCAAAATTAGCTGTGGAGCGTTTACTACGCCTTGGGATGTTGGTGCAAAAGAATGGCAAATTAAAACTTTCAAAGATTACCAATACAAATTATATAGAAGGACAAACTTCATCCGCGCACAAAGAATACCAAAGACAAGTCATCACCAAAGCCCTTCACGCCGTAGACAATTGTCCGCAAGAGAAAAAAGACATCACATCCATGACGATTGCAGCGAATTCAAAAAAAATAATAGAAGCCAAAGAAAAAATTAAAAAATTTAGAAGAGAGTTGTGCAAATTTTTGGAAGATGGAGAGAAAGACTCTGTCTATCAACTCGGTGTGCAGCTTTATCCCCTAACAAAATTTGAACTTTAAAAAGGAGTAGCTGATGAAAAATTTAATTTTAATCGCCCTGTCGATTCTTTCCCTAACCAGTCATGCGGGCCAAGAAGGTGGAGGCGGAGGAATTGGTATCGGAATGCCTAACGGCAGTATCTATCTTTACGATTTTTTAGAGGCGGGCATTGAGGAAAACTCTTACGTCAATATTTCTTTAAGTGATCAGATGAATGCCAGCGAAGCTGTTCAAAATACTATGGCAAATCCTGAGGTGCAAAAGTTGATCGTAAATAAACTCAACGAAGTTTATCTTATAGCCCCTGAAGCTGCTTTAAAATTCCTCGATGTTATTAAGACATATCAATGGAGGTATGTCTTACCAAAAGTAAAAGAAACCAATGATCGCGGGTACACTCCTGTCAGAATAGAAAATCAGCAATTACAAATTGCCTTTAGAGATGATGACTACAAAATAGTAACTATCGACAGGGAGTATCTTAAAAAAATGCCTATTCTTCATCAAGTAGGACTTTATTTTCATGAAATTTTGTACGCTATGACTTATGCCAATTGCATCGAAAATGAAACATATGCCACACTTTCGTGCGAGTTTAGGCCGTGGTCTTCTGACGAGAATAAGCTTTCTTATAGAGCTCGTATGTTTACCTCTTATTTGTTTCATCCAAATTTTAAAATTCAAACTACAGAAGCATTCACAAATTTCTATAATTCTACTGTGATATCACAATCTAAAGTAAAATCATCTTTCACACCTCTAGCAGTTTATCAATTCGTTAACAGTGCGGATTTCAGAGCTCAATGCAATCAATTTAAAAATGAATTTAATCAGCTTATGGTAGAAGGCGGACATAACTTCTCGAAAATGCACGAGGCTATTTGGAATAGCATCAAGCACTTTCCCAACAAACGTTATGAATATAATGAAGTGACACATGAAGTTAGAGGATATCCATTTTTATCAGGTGATTATGATAGTGTAGATAATTATGGAATCTTTCAACTTCTAGTCGAAGGAAAAGAATATTATTATCCTACATACG
It encodes:
- a CDS encoding PhoH family protein, whose translation is MVLDTNVILHDAQAIFKFKGAYLHIPMTVIEEIDTFKRELGENGRNARQFSRFIDVLRSEGSLSKGVKLEKTGATLIVTTDSYVGNLPADLNQEKADSRILGTAIHLKKENPNDDVELVSKDINLRIKADVYGVIAKDYEPDSVSIDEMYAGYSEIDVDPGLIDEFYAKKILTSVPGQTFLANQYVILKDKSNANHSAIARYSFQQQGLVPLIHLNESVWGIFPRNVEQSFALDCLLNDEILMVTLVGKAGTGKTLIALAAGLAKTLDEGKYRKLLVSRPIFPMGRDIGYLPGDVEQKLNPWMQPIFDNVEFLMGADSSHKKAAGRAQELINQGMLNIEPLTYIRGRSIPNQYLIVDEAQNLTPHEIKTIATRAGQGTKIILTGDCYQIDNPYVDSGNSGLTHAVERFKGQAIAAHVTLTKGERSELAELASNLL
- a CDS encoding TonB C-terminal domain-containing protein — encoded protein: MDFKFDIRILALSLLLHLAGYVALSIYTQKHSAERFDAIEVVIEDSSQHRRQAPAVKKSDDKKEETKSSRFFSEEKQQFEKETIARNFGATNNQKIVGQKEADKEKSIEVGNSPNFMPIPKQGQAQEERQSTVNFSVPNLEKGDFTFLNSDFSTYASFYNRITPKIVYNWGNNIEDVAMFPHMREKLRQKLRWITRVELIINKKGDVKDVVIMHSSGSTELDQAIHEALMDAGPYLNPPTGMVEKDGLIHILGEFTVYTQRPHFAKPY
- a CDS encoding TIGR02147 family protein, with product MQKSINEQQLEFRVWLQDEFSRRCRTNSSYSLRAFAKHLEFDSSTLSQILAGKRKISDKVIQKISTKIGRPPTGLTSENDSSKYMLLSMDAFTVISDWYHYAIMDLTLVKKFKNDPSWIAQQLQISSLEAKLAVERLLRLGMLVQKNGKLKLSKITNTNYIEGQTSSAHKEYQRQVITKALHAVDNCPQEKKDITSMTIAANSKKIIEAKEKIKKFRRELCKFLEDGEKDSVYQLGVQLYPLTKFEL
- a CDS encoding PilZ domain-containing protein, translating into MSKSNVIDLKPYLNDQLKLKKSGKLHKMPGGNAVLRNPSAPVIDMTEKREEILSKERRDKRRTILTEFVGAFLVLPNMGANLGGLQKVFLYDISDNGLSFDIETNVGQLRVGEEIAMRIYLSQKNYFSFVVKASNSRFIRDEETYRYGCEFIKNTVNKEALRHFVKFVEAVAVDLKVDGGDLLTHSSKK